From a single Brassica napus cultivar Da-Ae chromosome C9, Da-Ae, whole genome shotgun sequence genomic region:
- the LOC106426611 gene encoding NAC domain-containing protein 69-like: MHEYHITSLPPSQRNYVICQVMYKGADGDSLYGNNSNELSHSTMVSDLNTVREINTAPEVEQPTEEDFYMSWDDLANPLNEQDDPSLFNPDTFFNDDYCPYQQQPQAPCDDDYINKLLSFNGGNYADVLGDLDITMQEHRNDHRPTKALTGIIVDCSSDNDAKSISATVSMLEPIIINLTCLSTQILILLFINKYFFIYIIYILKIYHR, from the exons AGGAACTATGTTATCTGCCAAGTAATGTACAAGGGTGCTGACGGAGATAGTTTGTACGGTAATAACTCCAATGAGTTAAGCCACTCCACCATGGTCTCTGACTTGAATACTGTCAGAGAGATTAACACTGCCCCTGAG GTTGAGCAACCAACGGAAGAAGATTTCTACATGTCTTGGGATGATTTGGCCAACCCACTGAACGAGCAGGATGATCCCTCTCTATTCAATCCAGACACGTTTTTCAACGACGACTACTGCCCTTACCAGCAGCAGCCACAAGCTCCCTGCGATGATGATTATATTAATAAACTGCTGAGTTTTAACGGAGGGAATTATGCTGATGTACTTGGAGATCTAGACATCACAATGCAAGAGCACCGCAACGATCACAGGCCAACGAAAGCTTTGACAGGGATCATTGTTGATTGTAGCAGTGATAACGATGCTAAATCCATATCTGCAACGGTAAGCATGTTAGAAccaattattataaatttgacATGCTTGTCCACgcaaattttgattttactttttataaataaatatttctttatatacataatatatattttaaaaatttatcaccgctaa